One stretch of Roseimicrobium sp. ORNL1 DNA includes these proteins:
- a CDS encoding sulfatase, whose product MLSRFLPTIVACLATFVAAPSMAAEPPPNIVLIVADDLGYSDVGCFGAQGIKTPNLDRLAGEGTRFTSFYVSQAVCTASRASLMSGCYANRIGLQGALNHTSPNGISLEELLLPEVCKARGYITACYGKWHLGLAGLGPNYHGFDDFFGIPYSNDNGPFHPTIKNMPDLPLLEGGETIELNPDQSQFTRRFTEKAVSFIRKSKGRPFFLYVPHVMPHVPIFVSEKFKGHSTAGLYGDVVEELDDGIGQILATLRELDLEKNTWVIFFSDNGPFLSYGTNAGTAQPYREGKLTAFEGGVRTPCIMRWPGRIPAGRTCNEMLSTMDLLPTLAALLEQPQPKLKIDGKNILPILTNEPGAKSPHEALFVYSGTELHAVISGPWKLHFPHPYLTVAAEPGRDGKPSNWANLKPDSITQSGVEGIASRHGYRVEKLPLSLYNLSDDPGEQKNVAEQHPDVVARLSALAETMRADLGDSLQGRTGEGVRPAGKVE is encoded by the coding sequence ATGCTTTCTCGTTTCCTTCCCACGATTGTCGCTTGTCTCGCCACTTTTGTGGCAGCGCCATCCATGGCCGCTGAGCCGCCGCCGAACATCGTGCTCATCGTGGCGGATGACCTGGGCTACTCGGACGTTGGGTGCTTTGGTGCACAAGGCATCAAGACGCCCAATCTGGATCGACTGGCAGGCGAGGGCACGCGATTCACCAGCTTCTATGTTTCCCAGGCCGTGTGCACCGCCTCCCGGGCTTCGCTCATGAGCGGATGCTATGCAAACCGCATCGGCCTGCAGGGTGCCTTGAATCACACCAGCCCCAACGGCATCAGTCTGGAGGAACTGCTCCTGCCGGAAGTTTGCAAAGCGCGTGGCTACATCACCGCCTGCTACGGCAAGTGGCACCTCGGGCTCGCTGGTCTTGGTCCGAACTACCATGGGTTCGATGACTTCTTCGGCATTCCGTATTCGAACGACAACGGCCCCTTCCATCCCACCATCAAGAACATGCCTGATCTGCCCCTGCTTGAAGGAGGCGAAACCATTGAGCTCAATCCCGATCAGTCGCAGTTCACCCGTCGGTTCACCGAGAAGGCGGTGTCCTTCATCCGAAAGAGCAAGGGCCGGCCCTTCTTCCTCTATGTGCCCCATGTCATGCCTCATGTACCCATTTTCGTTTCCGAGAAATTCAAAGGACATAGCACCGCGGGATTGTATGGCGATGTGGTGGAAGAACTGGATGACGGCATCGGCCAGATCCTCGCCACGTTGAGGGAACTGGATCTGGAGAAGAACACGTGGGTCATCTTCTTCTCCGACAACGGCCCCTTCCTCAGCTACGGCACCAATGCAGGCACCGCACAGCCCTATCGTGAAGGCAAGCTCACAGCTTTCGAAGGCGGTGTTCGCACACCCTGCATCATGCGCTGGCCCGGGCGCATTCCCGCGGGACGCACCTGTAATGAAATGCTCTCCACCATGGACCTCCTGCCGACCCTGGCGGCGCTGCTCGAACAACCACAGCCCAAGCTCAAGATCGACGGCAAGAACATCCTCCCCATACTGACCAACGAGCCCGGAGCCAAGTCGCCTCACGAGGCCCTCTTCGTTTACAGTGGCACGGAGTTGCACGCCGTGATCAGCGGTCCATGGAAGCTGCACTTCCCTCACCCCTACCTCACCGTGGCTGCCGAACCCGGCCGCGACGGCAAGCCTTCCAACTGGGCGAATCTCAAGCCCGACTCCATCACCCAATCCGGCGTCGAAGGCATCGCCTCACGTCATGGTTATCGCGTCGAGAAGCTGCCGCTGTCTCTCTACAACCTCTCAGACGATCCCGGCGAGCAGAAGAACGTCGCCGAGCAGCATCCTGATGTTGTCGCCCGCCTCAGCGCGCTCGCGGAAACGATGCGCGCGGATCTGGGTGACTCGTTGCAAGGACGCACGGGCGAAGGCGTGCGTCCCGCGGGGAAAGTAGAGTGA
- a CDS encoding aldehyde dehydrogenase (NADP(+)), whose translation MTLHGQSIIAGKTVDSTGEAFTATNPATGKSLEPVFHESPVDQADAALKAADAAFDEFRAKTPEERASFLEAIADGIDALGDDLLKRANEETGLPMVRVTGERGRTTSQARLFAKLVREGTWLEARIDKAIPDRAPLPKPDVRRMMVPVGPVVVFGASNFPLAISVAGTDTVSALGAGCPVVVKAHPGHPGTSEMIARVITEAAEKTGMPAGVFSMVHGKGSEIGMALVKHSLTAAVAFTGSLKGGRALFDAASSRPNPIPFYGELGSVNPVFLLPGALQQRAPQIAEAFVTSLTMGVGQFCTNPGLVFGVQSDGLKQFMEKTSFLVKAWQPTSMLHAGISNSFDTGVARVIATQGVDLVARSQTPASKEASQATAALFSTDAANFERQESLREEVFGPSSVVTHVGSKEELERIAESFDGQLTAAIHGTEDDLREHARLVRILERKAGRIIFNGFGTGIEVCPSMHHGGPYPSSTHSHFTSIGTAAIYRFVRPVCYQGFPDDCLPQAIQNKNVTGAWRMVDGEMTKGDV comes from the coding sequence ATGACGCTTCACGGACAGTCCATCATCGCAGGCAAGACAGTCGATTCCACGGGGGAGGCTTTCACGGCCACCAATCCGGCCACGGGGAAGTCGCTGGAGCCTGTCTTCCACGAGTCCCCGGTCGATCAGGCGGATGCCGCGCTGAAGGCGGCGGATGCGGCGTTTGATGAGTTCCGCGCGAAGACCCCCGAGGAGCGCGCCAGCTTTCTGGAAGCCATCGCAGATGGCATCGATGCGCTGGGCGACGACTTGTTGAAGCGGGCCAATGAAGAAACCGGTCTGCCCATGGTACGCGTGACGGGAGAGCGCGGCCGTACGACCAGTCAGGCCCGGCTGTTTGCCAAGCTCGTCCGTGAAGGCACGTGGTTGGAGGCTCGCATCGACAAGGCCATCCCGGACCGTGCTCCTTTGCCGAAGCCGGATGTGCGCCGCATGATGGTGCCCGTGGGACCGGTGGTGGTGTTCGGTGCGAGCAATTTCCCCCTCGCCATTTCCGTTGCAGGCACGGATACCGTGAGCGCACTCGGCGCAGGTTGTCCCGTGGTGGTGAAGGCGCATCCCGGACACCCCGGCACGAGCGAGATGATCGCGCGCGTCATCACGGAAGCTGCGGAGAAGACTGGCATGCCTGCCGGTGTATTCTCCATGGTGCATGGCAAGGGTAGTGAGATCGGCATGGCGCTGGTGAAGCACTCGCTCACCGCGGCGGTGGCCTTTACGGGCTCGTTGAAAGGCGGTCGCGCGCTCTTCGATGCGGCGTCGTCACGCCCGAATCCGATTCCCTTCTATGGTGAACTGGGCAGCGTGAATCCCGTCTTCCTCCTGCCCGGCGCCTTGCAGCAGCGGGCGCCGCAGATCGCGGAGGCGTTTGTCACTTCGCTCACCATGGGTGTGGGTCAGTTCTGCACGAATCCCGGCCTCGTCTTCGGCGTGCAGAGCGATGGACTGAAGCAATTCATGGAGAAGACCTCTTTCCTCGTGAAGGCATGGCAGCCCACCTCCATGCTGCATGCCGGTATCTCAAACTCCTTCGACACCGGTGTCGCCCGTGTGATTGCCACTCAAGGTGTGGACCTCGTGGCGCGCTCGCAGACGCCCGCCAGCAAGGAAGCCTCCCAGGCCACGGCAGCGCTCTTCAGCACGGATGCCGCCAACTTCGAAAGACAGGAGTCCCTGCGTGAGGAAGTCTTCGGCCCCAGCAGTGTGGTGACGCATGTGGGCAGCAAGGAAGAACTCGAACGCATCGCCGAGAGCTTCGATGGCCAGCTCACCGCCGCTATCCATGGCACGGAGGATGACCTCCGCGAGCATGCGCGCCTCGTGCGCATTCTTGAGCGCAAGGCAGGCCGCATCATCTTCAATGGCTTCGGCACCGGCATCGAGGTCTGTCCCTCCATGCATCACGGCGGTCCCTATCCTTCGTCCACGCACAGCCACTTCACCAGCATCGGTACCGCAGCGATCTACCGCTTCGTCCGTCCCGTCTGCTACCAGGGCTTCCCGGATGATTGCCTGCCCCAGGCGATCCAGAACAAGAATGTCACCGGCGCCTGGCGCATGGTGGACGGAGAGATGACGAAGGGGGATGTGTGA
- a CDS encoding prolyl oligopeptidase family serine peptidase has product MKRLIALLTAMGLPMLASARTWTAADGRKLEADLVSATAAAVTVKNAAGQTFTIPLERLSEEDRKWVQSNGATPPAAKPGAPASPTANAPHKPIEGTYASLVTGDWALSKHEDLPFALYASKELSASQKYPLVLALHGKSQNDENGKQVNGWMKSFTKTENYAAHPCIILAPLCYQPFGGTGAGWYDKPGTEAVDLVKKLIKSLPIDEKRIYVIGHSMGGFGTCHLMNAEPRLFTAGVAVSGCSGPETANTFKKRPLWIFHAVDDEVVKVSVSQTLAKALERSEKTFKYTEFPTGGHGIATKVFDDPEVHKWLFGQVEK; this is encoded by the coding sequence ATGAAACGTCTGATTGCCCTTCTCACTGCCATGGGCCTGCCCATGCTCGCCAGCGCCCGCACGTGGACCGCTGCGGATGGTCGCAAGCTGGAGGCGGACCTCGTCAGCGCCACGGCTGCTGCAGTGACTGTAAAAAATGCCGCAGGCCAGACCTTCACCATTCCCCTGGAACGTTTGTCTGAAGAAGACCGGAAATGGGTGCAGTCCAATGGCGCCACTCCACCGGCAGCGAAGCCCGGTGCTCCAGCATCGCCGACGGCAAATGCACCGCACAAGCCCATCGAAGGAACATACGCTTCTCTTGTCACCGGTGACTGGGCGCTCTCCAAGCACGAGGATCTTCCCTTTGCCCTGTATGCCTCCAAGGAACTCAGCGCCTCGCAGAAGTACCCACTGGTGCTGGCCCTCCACGGCAAGAGCCAGAACGACGAGAACGGCAAGCAGGTAAACGGCTGGATGAAGTCCTTCACCAAGACGGAAAACTACGCAGCGCATCCGTGCATCATCCTGGCGCCACTTTGCTACCAGCCTTTCGGCGGCACGGGAGCTGGCTGGTATGACAAGCCGGGCACGGAGGCGGTGGACCTGGTGAAGAAGTTGATCAAGTCCCTGCCGATCGATGAAAAGCGCATCTATGTCATCGGTCACTCGATGGGTGGATTTGGCACCTGCCACCTGATGAATGCGGAACCGCGTCTCTTCACCGCCGGAGTGGCGGTGTCGGGATGCTCAGGACCGGAGACGGCGAACACCTTCAAGAAACGTCCGCTGTGGATCTTCCACGCGGTGGATGATGAAGTCGTGAAAGTCTCGGTGTCGCAAACTCTGGCGAAGGCATTGGAGCGTTCAGAGAAGACCTTCAAGTACACGGAGTTCCCGACGGGAGGACACGGGATTGCGACAAAGGTCTTCGATGATCCCGAGGTGCATAAGTGGCTCTTCGGTCAGGTGGAGAAGTAG
- a CDS encoding nuclear transport factor 2 family protein produces MSPRETLGSWIDAFNAADADKLVALYHDDAVNHQVANAPVEGKEAIREMFRREFAQAEMVCIPDNILCDGEWAVLEWKDPLGLRGCGFFHVVEGRIKFQRGYWDKLSFLKMHGLPIPTEP; encoded by the coding sequence ATGAGTCCCCGCGAAACTCTCGGATCATGGATCGATGCTTTCAATGCTGCCGATGCGGACAAACTTGTCGCGCTCTACCATGATGACGCAGTGAATCATCAGGTGGCGAATGCGCCAGTGGAGGGAAAGGAGGCGATTCGTGAGATGTTTCGCCGTGAGTTTGCCCAGGCGGAAATGGTGTGTATTCCAGACAACATCTTGTGCGACGGAGAGTGGGCCGTGTTGGAGTGGAAGGATCCTCTCGGGCTCCGCGGGTGTGGATTTTTCCACGTGGTGGAGGGGCGCATCAAATTTCAGCGTGGGTATTGGGACAAGCTGTCGTTCCTCAAGATGCATGGGTTGCCTATTCCCACAGAGCCGTAG
- a CDS encoding serine/threonine-protein kinase: MALNLEEPTLLTGLDATQPSPPPVPIPTTEELAPHFPQLEILECLGRGGMGVVYKARQKSLKRFVALKLLAPERVQDPAFAARFAREAEALAALSHPHIVTVHDFGQAGSFFYLLMEFVDGVNLRQAMRGGKLTPEQALTVVPPICEALQYAHEHSIVHRDIKPENLLLSKDGRIKIADFGIAKMLDTPTDEVVPGDSQPAGTPQYMAPEQREQPQRTDHRADIYSLGVVLYEMLTGELPAKRLEPPSKKVHVDVRLDEIVLRALDRSPELRWQTAADLRTQIMTLGKADAADDDEAASPPDLAGVGGVVSSGGGAAGSAPPVPPMPPSPPPPMPRRLVAAPSRTYPRAAAVMVSVSLLIPFLLLIVFGGVRSLSMSTPTASFHVNGSGTFSSGGVVVNPPAASGHEPAGHGEGNLPATSPKVVVPFGISSTPWEAVVLGPILAFCLVLELGCMIAGTLLGWSHLSAQRRRGPPFEHLASGLFASWVWPCFLGGGLAALLMLLICAVLGLVRGAGPLAVVAFGGAVWWIMHATWRWLRSGAVPGAKQAAAVASGGNHGLIVGIGCLVVAVVGFLMITPMLMGLWFLTVRKAPAPAREAFPEILPPQVVLPAPDVEVQLKVGKDIPMEQINKAMQALQLMSVVQVSISRVEDAGFMARVVAPRGCPHQRVEEVARRLRDAGVPRIETQMVTLGPVTMAELGPVPGESKLITAEGAHPLAGGVSLLIPSPDRSIPNQPGQRRYQIVWKHADATQTLRGYGPLGREDEPFVAFWNQGTNCLWLGSPSYLAWHELGAEAGDSYRVWLSPPDIPREIAGIMPPEFASAIKAWYSKMPPH; encoded by the coding sequence ATGGCGCTGAACCTGGAGGAACCCACCTTGCTCACTGGCCTGGATGCGACGCAACCTTCGCCACCTCCTGTCCCGATACCCACTACGGAGGAGCTTGCACCGCATTTTCCACAGCTTGAAATCCTGGAGTGTCTCGGGCGTGGAGGCATGGGGGTGGTATACAAGGCGAGGCAGAAATCGCTGAAGCGTTTCGTTGCGCTAAAGCTGCTGGCTCCGGAGCGGGTGCAGGATCCTGCGTTTGCCGCGAGATTCGCCCGGGAGGCGGAGGCGCTGGCGGCGCTGAGTCATCCGCACATCGTCACGGTGCATGACTTCGGGCAGGCAGGGTCCTTTTTCTACCTGCTCATGGAGTTCGTGGACGGCGTGAATCTCCGCCAGGCCATGCGCGGTGGAAAACTCACGCCAGAGCAGGCGCTGACGGTGGTGCCACCGATCTGCGAGGCGCTCCAGTACGCGCATGAGCACAGCATTGTGCACCGAGACATCAAGCCGGAAAATCTCCTGCTGAGCAAAGATGGGCGGATCAAGATCGCCGACTTCGGCATCGCCAAGATGCTCGATACACCCACGGATGAAGTGGTGCCCGGCGACTCGCAGCCTGCCGGCACGCCGCAGTACATGGCGCCCGAGCAGCGCGAGCAACCCCAGCGCACGGACCATCGGGCGGATATCTATTCACTCGGCGTGGTGCTGTATGAGATGCTCACCGGAGAGCTGCCCGCGAAGCGACTTGAGCCACCATCGAAAAAAGTTCATGTGGATGTGCGGCTGGATGAAATCGTGTTGCGTGCTCTGGACCGCTCTCCCGAGCTGCGCTGGCAGACAGCGGCGGATTTGCGTACGCAGATCATGACGCTGGGGAAGGCGGATGCAGCCGATGATGATGAGGCTGCTTCTCCTCCAGATCTAGCAGGCGTGGGGGGTGTGGTGAGCTCCGGTGGTGGTGCTGCTGGAAGTGCTCCGCCTGTGCCTCCGATGCCGCCGTCCCCGCCGCCTCCGATGCCGCGTCGTTTGGTCGCGGCACCATCACGAACGTATCCGCGAGCGGCGGCGGTGATGGTGTCCGTGAGTCTGCTCATTCCCTTTTTGCTGTTGATTGTGTTTGGAGGGGTTCGCTCCCTTTCCATGAGCACCCCGACGGCATCGTTTCATGTCAACGGCAGCGGGACGTTCAGCAGTGGCGGTGTTGTTGTGAATCCTCCCGCAGCGTCGGGGCATGAACCCGCCGGCCATGGAGAGGGGAATCTACCCGCAACTTCACCGAAGGTGGTGGTACCCTTCGGAATTTCCAGCACACCTTGGGAGGCGGTGGTGCTGGGGCCCATTCTGGCATTCTGTCTCGTACTGGAACTGGGCTGCATGATCGCTGGCACGCTGCTGGGCTGGTCCCACCTGTCTGCCCAGCGCCGGCGCGGGCCGCCGTTTGAGCATCTCGCGAGCGGATTGTTTGCCTCATGGGTGTGGCCGTGTTTCCTGGGAGGAGGACTGGCGGCCCTGCTGATGCTGCTGATTTGCGCCGTCCTTGGCTTGGTTCGCGGCGCAGGCCCGCTGGCAGTAGTGGCCTTTGGTGGGGCCGTGTGGTGGATCATGCACGCCACGTGGCGCTGGCTGCGCTCGGGTGCCGTGCCCGGAGCAAAGCAGGCCGCCGCTGTGGCATCGGGTGGAAATCATGGATTGATCGTGGGGATTGGCTGCCTGGTGGTGGCCGTGGTGGGATTCCTGATGATTACCCCGATGCTGATGGGCCTGTGGTTTCTTACAGTGCGGAAGGCGCCAGCTCCGGCGCGAGAGGCATTTCCGGAGATTCTCCCGCCGCAGGTCGTCTTACCAGCGCCCGATGTCGAAGTGCAGCTTAAGGTCGGCAAAGATATTCCGATGGAGCAGATCAACAAAGCCATGCAGGCTCTGCAACTCATGAGCGTGGTGCAGGTGAGCATCTCTCGCGTGGAGGATGCGGGATTCATGGCGCGGGTGGTGGCCCCACGTGGCTGTCCGCATCAGAGAGTCGAGGAGGTGGCCCGCCGACTTCGGGATGCCGGGGTGCCGCGCATCGAAACGCAGATGGTCACCCTGGGCCCGGTCACGATGGCGGAGTTGGGGCCAGTGCCGGGAGAATCGAAACTCATCACCGCGGAAGGTGCCCACCCACTGGCGGGTGGGGTCTCGCTCCTCATCCCGTCCCCCGACAGGTCCATCCCCAACCAGCCAGGACAGAGACGCTATCAAATCGTATGGAAGCATGCCGATGCCACACAAACCTTGCGAGGCTACGGCCCCCTGGGCCGTGAGGATGAGCCTTTCGTCGCTTTCTGGAATCAGGGGACCAACTGTCTCTGGCTGGGATCGCCAAGCTACCTGGCGTGGCATGAACTGGGTGCGGAGGCTGGCGACAGCTACCGCGTTTGGTTGTCCCCGCCGGATATTCCCAGGGAGATCGCTGGCATCATGCCGCCTGAATTCGCGAGTGCGATCAAGGCTTGGTATTCCAAGATGCCGCCGCACTGA
- a CDS encoding sigma-70 family RNA polymerase sigma factor: MASDHDAAQKSFRHETLFLTTRWSVVLAARDVGNDHAQQAMEFLCRTYWQPLYIYARRRGHSPQDAEDGTQGFFARLLEKGFLQAVQQERGRFRQFMLMAFQRHLANEWDRSRRLKRGGGQHAVPLDTVLGEKLYREETSPQASADEAYDRRWALTLLEQTLGRLRAEFERSGREHDFTVLKPQLVAPRGENSYADLAAQLGSTEGAARVAVHRLRKRFREIFREEIAQTVANEEDLEDEIRHLITVLAHGSVTSP, translated from the coding sequence ATGGCTTCGGATCACGACGCTGCGCAAAAATCATTCCGACATGAAACGCTCTTTCTGACCACGCGGTGGTCTGTGGTGCTTGCGGCACGGGACGTGGGGAATGACCATGCACAGCAGGCGATGGAGTTCCTGTGCAGGACCTACTGGCAGCCGCTGTACATCTACGCCCGGCGGCGCGGGCACAGTCCCCAGGACGCAGAAGATGGCACGCAGGGATTCTTCGCAAGACTCCTGGAGAAAGGATTCCTCCAGGCGGTGCAGCAGGAGCGGGGACGCTTTCGCCAGTTCATGCTGATGGCGTTTCAGCGGCATCTGGCCAACGAATGGGACCGCTCACGCCGATTGAAGCGTGGAGGTGGGCAGCATGCCGTGCCGCTGGATACGGTACTGGGTGAAAAGCTTTATCGTGAAGAAACCTCACCGCAGGCCTCGGCAGATGAGGCGTATGACCGTCGCTGGGCGCTGACGCTTCTGGAGCAAACTCTCGGCAGGCTCCGTGCAGAATTTGAGCGATCGGGGCGCGAGCACGACTTCACGGTTCTGAAACCTCAACTGGTGGCTCCACGCGGAGAAAACTCCTACGCAGACCTCGCTGCACAGTTGGGCAGCACCGAAGGGGCCGCGCGTGTGGCGGTGCACCGGCTTCGAAAGCGCTTCCGGGAAATCTTCCGCGAAGAGATCGCGCAAACGGTGGCGAACGAGGAGGACCTGGAAGATGAAATCCGGCATCTGATCACGGTGCTCGCCCATGGCAGTGTCACTTCCCCATGA
- the sucD gene encoding succinate--CoA ligase subunit alpha, which translates to MAILVDSDTRILVQGITGDFGSRHAKASLDYGTKLVAGVTPGKGGQSFDHGSHKVPVYDTVAEAVKESGATVSVIFVPPPFAADAILEGVDAGLDLVVAITEGIPINDMVKVKSAMAGSKTRLIGPNCPGLVTPGTGKDSHGGCRIGIAPGYIHKRGNIGVVSRSGTLTYEAVWQLTTRGYGQSTCVGIGGDPVNGTSHLDVLRLFNEDPETEAIIMIGEIGGNAETEAARWAKDNCKKPIAGFIAGATAPPGRRMGHAGAIVGGADDTAEAKKRILAECGIAVSETPADMAITLLRAMGKA; encoded by the coding sequence ATGGCCATTCTTGTTGATTCAGATACCCGCATTCTCGTCCAAGGCATCACTGGTGACTTTGGCTCTCGTCACGCCAAGGCCTCCCTCGACTACGGCACCAAGCTGGTGGCCGGTGTGACCCCGGGCAAAGGTGGCCAGAGCTTTGACCACGGCTCGCACAAGGTGCCGGTGTATGACACCGTCGCGGAAGCGGTGAAGGAAAGCGGCGCGACCGTGAGCGTGATTTTCGTTCCGCCTCCCTTCGCGGCGGATGCCATCCTGGAAGGTGTGGACGCAGGACTCGATCTCGTGGTGGCCATCACGGAAGGCATTCCGATCAATGACATGGTGAAGGTGAAGTCCGCCATGGCTGGATCCAAGACCCGTCTCATCGGCCCGAACTGCCCCGGCCTCGTGACTCCTGGCACCGGCAAGGATTCCCATGGTGGATGCCGCATCGGCATCGCCCCGGGCTACATCCACAAGCGTGGCAACATCGGCGTGGTCTCCCGCTCAGGCACCCTCACCTATGAAGCCGTGTGGCAGCTCACGACGCGTGGTTACGGCCAGAGCACCTGCGTAGGCATCGGTGGTGACCCGGTGAACGGCACAAGCCACCTCGACGTGCTGAGGCTCTTCAACGAAGATCCCGAGACTGAAGCCATCATCATGATCGGCGAAATCGGCGGCAACGCGGAAACGGAAGCCGCCCGCTGGGCCAAGGACAACTGCAAGAAGCCCATCGCTGGCTTCATCGCCGGAGCCACCGCTCCTCCCGGACGCCGCATGGGCCACGCCGGCGCCATCGTAGGCGGCGCGGATGACACCGCCGAAGCCAAGAAGCGTATTCTGGCCGAGTGCGGCATCGCCGTCTCCGAGACGCCTGCAGACATGGCGATCACGCTGTTGCGCGCGATGGGGAAGGCCTGA
- a CDS encoding VOC family protein, with product MLKVSEIAFSCYPVTDMARACAFYEGVLGLKKTMDHDMGESGHWVEFDIGPATLGLGKYAGFTPTKDGCTVGLEVEDFDAAVKALQDASVPFTMGPMETPVCHMLFVSDPEGNPLIIHKRKPGHS from the coding sequence ATGCTTAAAGTTTCTGAAATCGCTTTCTCCTGTTACCCCGTAACGGACATGGCTCGCGCCTGCGCCTTTTACGAGGGCGTGCTTGGTCTTAAGAAGACCATGGACCACGACATGGGGGAAAGCGGACACTGGGTCGAGTTCGACATCGGTCCTGCCACCTTGGGTCTCGGCAAGTACGCCGGATTCACGCCCACCAAGGACGGCTGCACCGTCGGTCTCGAGGTCGAGGACTTCGACGCCGCAGTCAAAGCTCTGCAGGACGCTTCCGTGCCGTTCACCATGGGCCCCATGGAGACGCCGGTATGCCACATGCTTTTTGTCAGCGACCCGGAAGGGAACCCGCTCATCATTCACAAGCGCAAACCCGGACACAGCTGA
- the sucC gene encoding ADP-forming succinate--CoA ligase subunit beta yields MNIHEYQAKELFEKFGVATPKGKVAGTAEEAGAAARELGGEGLVVKAQIHAGGRGKGTFKNGFKGGVHVINTADEAQDIAGKMLGQTLVTHQTGPDGKLVSKVLVAKSVDIAKEYYFAILLDRANSRHSIIASTEGGVNIEEVAEKTPEKIIKEGIHPTLGLQAYQCRKVAAALGLRGPLMNQAVKLFTALYNLFIKVDCSMVEVNPLAITTDGQLVALDAKFNFDDNALYRQKDVVAMRDKTEEDPREVAASEYNLNYIGLDGNIACLVNGAGLAMATMDIIKFSGGEPANFLDVGGGASKEQVTAAFKIILGDPNVKGILVNIFGGIMDCNIIATGIIAAAQETSLSIPLVVRLEGNNVVAGKKTLAESGLAITGADDLADAAKKIVAAVAA; encoded by the coding sequence ATGAACATTCACGAATACCAGGCCAAGGAGCTTTTTGAGAAATTCGGCGTCGCCACACCCAAAGGAAAGGTCGCCGGCACGGCGGAAGAGGCGGGAGCTGCAGCGCGTGAGCTTGGTGGTGAGGGACTTGTGGTGAAAGCGCAGATCCACGCAGGTGGACGCGGCAAGGGTACCTTTAAAAATGGATTCAAAGGTGGCGTGCACGTCATCAACACCGCTGATGAAGCGCAGGACATCGCTGGCAAGATGTTGGGCCAGACGCTGGTGACGCACCAGACCGGGCCGGACGGCAAGCTGGTGAGCAAGGTGCTCGTGGCCAAGTCCGTGGACATTGCCAAGGAATACTACTTTGCCATCCTGCTCGACCGAGCAAACAGCCGTCACTCCATCATCGCCAGCACCGAAGGTGGCGTGAACATCGAGGAAGTAGCCGAGAAGACCCCGGAGAAGATCATCAAGGAAGGCATCCACCCCACGCTGGGCTTGCAGGCCTACCAGTGTCGCAAAGTGGCCGCGGCGCTCGGCCTCCGCGGGCCGCTCATGAACCAGGCGGTGAAGCTCTTCACCGCGCTCTACAATCTCTTCATCAAGGTAGACTGCTCCATGGTCGAGGTGAATCCGCTGGCCATCACCACGGACGGCCAGCTCGTGGCGCTCGATGCGAAGTTCAACTTCGATGACAACGCCCTTTACCGTCAGAAGGACGTGGTGGCGATGCGTGACAAGACCGAGGAAGATCCTCGTGAAGTCGCTGCCAGCGAATACAACCTGAACTACATCGGCTTGGACGGAAACATCGCCTGCCTCGTGAACGGCGCCGGTCTGGCCATGGCTACGATGGACATCATCAAGTTCTCCGGTGGTGAGCCTGCCAACTTCCTCGACGTGGGTGGTGGCGCTTCCAAGGAGCAGGTGACGGCCGCCTTCAAGATCATCCTCGGTGACCCGAATGTGAAGGGCATCCTGGTGAACATCTTCGGCGGCATCATGGACTGTAACATCATCGCCACGGGCATCATCGCTGCGGCGCAAGAGACCAGCCTTTCCATTCCGCTCGTGGTGCGCCTCGAAGGCAACAACGTGGTGGCTGGCAAGAAGACGCTCGCGGAGAGCGGTCTTGCCATCACCGGTGCGGATGACCTCGCGGATGCGGCGAAGAAGATTGTCGCGGCGGTGGCTGCCTAG
- a CDS encoding ATP-binding protein, with product MRPGNFSTRLNVNLGETVLVGKIVREFGQWHGIPEDALFVVNLSLDELVTNIVTHSQKQPPPPKEIVLRLSTVKDEVRAEVEDDGCAFNPLSMPAPDVGAPLQERNPGGLGIHLVRSLMDTVNYQRIGTRNRLTISKKVA from the coding sequence ATGCGTCCGGGAAATTTCAGCACGCGACTCAATGTGAACCTCGGGGAGACTGTCCTCGTCGGGAAGATTGTGCGTGAGTTCGGTCAGTGGCATGGAATCCCGGAGGATGCGCTCTTTGTGGTGAATCTTTCACTCGACGAGCTGGTCACCAACATTGTGACCCACTCGCAGAAGCAGCCACCCCCTCCCAAGGAAATCGTCCTGCGCCTCAGCACCGTGAAAGATGAAGTGCGTGCGGAAGTCGAGGACGATGGATGCGCCTTCAATCCTCTCAGCATGCCAGCCCCCGATGTGGGCGCTCCCCTGCAGGAGCGCAATCCGGGAGGACTCGGCATTCATCTGGTTCGCAGTTTGATGGATACTGTGAACTACCAGCGCATCGGCACGCGCAACCGCCTGACCATTTCGAAAAAAGTCGCCTGA